One window from the genome of Saimiri boliviensis isolate mSaiBol1 chromosome 2, mSaiBol1.pri, whole genome shotgun sequence encodes:
- the SALL2 gene encoding sal-like protein 2 isoform X3 translates to MSRRKQRKPQQLISDCEGPSASENGDASEEDHPQVCAKCCAQFTDPTEFLAHQNACSTDPPVMVIIGGQENPNSSSASSEPRPEGHNNPQVMDTEHSNPSDSGSSMPTDPTWGPERRGEESSGHFLVAATGVGSGHLNIPLILEELRVLQQRQIHQMQMTEQICRQVLLLGSLGQTVGAPASPSELPGTGTASSTKPLLPLFSPIKPVQTSKTLASSSTTSSSSSSSGAETPKQAFFHLYHPLGSQHPFSAGGVGRNHKPTTAPSPALPGSTDQLIASPHLAFPSTTGLLAAQCLGAARGLEATASPGLLKPKNGSGELGYGEVMGPLEKPGGRHKCRFCAKVFGSDSALQIHLRSHTGERPYKCNVCGNRFTTRGNLKVHFHRHREKYPHVQMNPHPVPEHLDYVITSSGLPYGMSVPPEKAEEEAATPGGGVERKPLVASTTALSATESLTLFSTSAGTATAPGLPAFNKFVLMKAVEPKNKADENTPPGSEGSAISGVAESSTATRMQLSKLVTSLPSWALLTNHFKSTGSFPFPYVLEPLGASPSETSKLQQLVEKIDRQGAVAVTSTASGAPTTSAPAPSSSASSGPNQCVICLRVLSCPRALRLHYGQHGGERPFKCKVCGRAFSTRGNLRAHFVGHKASPAARAQNSCPICQKKFTNAVTLQQHVRMHLGGQIPNGGTVLPEGGGAAQENGSEQSTVSGAGSFPQQQSQQPSPEEELSEEEEEEDEEEEEDVTDEDSLAGRGSESGGEKAISVRGDSEEASGPEEEVGTVSTAATAGKEMDSNEKAPQQSSLPPPPAPDSLDQPQPMEQGSRDVSGGKEEGGKPERSSSPASALTPEGEGTSVTLVEELSLQEAMRKEPGESSSRKACEVCGQAFPSQTALEEHQKTHPKEGPLFTCVFCRQGFLERATLKKHMLLTHHQVQPFAPHGPQNIAALSLVPGCSPSISSPGLSPFSRKDDPTIP, encoded by the exons GTGATGCTAGCGAGGAGGATCACCCCCAAGTCTGTGCCAAGTGCTGCGCACAATTCACTGACCCAACTGAATTCCTCGCCCACCAGAATGCATGTTCTACCGACCCTCCTGTAATGGTGATAATTGGGGGCCAGGAGAACCCCAACAGCTCTTCGGCCTCCTCTGAACCCCGGCCTGAGGGTCACAATAATCCTCAGGTCATGGACACAGAGCATAGCAACCCCTCAGATTCTGGGTCCTCCATGCCCACGGATCCCACCTGGGgcccagagaggagaggagaggagtcTTCCGGGCATTTCCTGGTCGCTGCCACAG GTGTAGGCAGCGGCCACTTGAACATCCCCCTGATCCTAGAAGAGCTACGGGTGCTACAGCAGCGGCAGATCCATCAGATGCAGATGACTGAGCAAATCTGCAGGCAGGTGCTGTTGCTTGGCTCCTTAGGTCAGACGGTGGGTGCCCCTGCCAGTCCCTCAGAGCTACCTGGGACAGGGACTGCCTCTTCCACCAAGCCCCTATTACCCCTCTTCAGCCCCATCAAGCCTGTCCAAACCAGCAAGACACTGGCGTcttcctccaccacctcctcctcctcttcctcttcggGAGCAGAAACACCTAAGCAGGCGTTCTTCCACCTTTACCACCCGCTGGGGTCACAGCATCCTTTTTCTGCTGGAGGGGTTGGGCGAAACCACAAACCCAccactgccccctccccagccttGCCAGGCAGCACAGATCAGCTGATTGCCTCACCTCATCTGGCATTCCCAAGTACCACGGGACTACTGGCAGCACAGTGTCTTGGGGCAGCCCGAGGCCTTGAGGCCACTGCCTCCCCAGGGCTCCTGAAGCCAAAGAATGGAAGTGGTGAGCTGGGCTATGGAGAAGTGATGGGTCCCTTGGAGAAGCCTGGTGGAAGGCACAAATGCCGCTTCTGCGCCAAAGTATTTGGCAGTGACAGTGCCCTGCAGATCCACCTTCGTTCCCACACAGGTGAGAGACCCTATAAGTGCAATGTCTGTGGAAACCGCTTTACCACCCGTGGCAACCTCAAAGTGCATTTCCACCGGCATCGTGAGAAGTACCCACATGTGCAGATGAACCCACACCCAGTACCAGAGCACCTAGACTACGTCATCACCAGCAGTGGCTTGCCTTATGGTATGTCCGTGCCACcagagaaggctgaggaggaggcagcCACTCCAGGTGGAGGTGTTGAGCGCAAGCCTCTGGTGGCCTCTACCACAGCACTCAGTGCCACAGAGAGCCTGACTCTGTTCTCCACCAGTGCAGGCACAGCCACTGCCCCAGGACTCCCTGCTTTCAATAAGTTTGTGCTCATGAAAGCAGTGGAACCCAAGAATAAAGCTGATGAAAACACCCCCCCAGGGAGCGAGGGCTCAGCCATCAGTGGAGTGGCAGAAAGTAGCACAGCCACTCGCATGCAGCTAAGTAAGTTGGTGACTTCACTACCAAGCTGGGCACTGCTTACCAACCACTTCAAGTCCACTGGCAGCTTCCCCTTCCCCTATGTGCTAGAGCCCTTGGGGGCCTCACCCTCTGAGACATCAAAGCTGCAGCAACTGGTAGAAAAGATTGACCGACAAGGAGCCGTGGCAGTGACCTCAACTGCCTCAGGAGCCCCCACCACCTCTGCCCCTGCACCTTCATCCTCAGCCTCTTCTGGACCTAACCAGTGTGTCATCTGTCTCCGGGTGCTTAGCTGTCCTCGGGCCCTACGCCTTCATTATGGCCAACATGGAGGTGAGAGGCCCTTCAAATGCAAAGTGTGTGGCCGAGCCTTCTCCACCAGGGGTAATCTGCGTGCACATTTCGTGGGCCACAAGGCCAGTCCAGCTGCCCGGGCACAGAACTCCTGCCCCATCTGCCAGAAGAAGTTCACCAATGCTGTCACTCTGCAGCAACACGTTCGGATGCACCTGGGAGGCCAGATCCCCAACGGTGGTACTGTACTCCCTGAAGGTGGAGGAGCTGCCCAGGAGAATGGCTCCGAGCAATCTACAGTCTCCGGGGCAGGGAGCTTCCCCCAGCAGCAGTCCCAGCAGCCATCACCGGAAGAGGAGTTGtccgaggaggaggaagaggaggatgaggaagaagaggaagatgtGACTGATGAAGACTCCCTAGCAGGGAGAGGCTCAGAGAGTGGAGGTGAGAAGGCAATATCAGTGAGAGGTGATTCAGAAGAGGCATCTGGGccagaggaggaggtggggacagtgtccacagcagccacagctgGGAAGGAGATGGACAGTAATGAGAAAGCTCCTCAACAGTCTTCTCTGCCACCACCACCGGCACCTGACAGCCTGGATCAGCCTCAGCCAATGGAGCAGGGAAGCCGTGATGTTTCAGGAGGCAAGGAAGAGGGGGGCAAACCAGAGAGAAGCTCAAGCCCAGCATCAGCACTCACCCCAGAAGGAGAAGGCACCAGCGTGACCTTGGTGGAGGAGCTAAGTCTGCAGGAGGCAATGAGAAAGGAGCCAGGAGAGAGCAGCAGCAGAAAGGCCTGCGAAGTTTGTGGCCAGGCCTTTCCCTCCCAGACAGCTCTGGAGGAGCATCAGAAGACCCATCCCAAGGAGGGGCCGCTCTTCACTTGTGTTTTCTGCAGGCAGGGCTTTCTTGAGCGGGCTACCCTCAAGAAGCATATGCTACTGACACACCACCAGGTACAGCCCTTTGCCCCTCATGGCCCTCAGAATATTGCTGCTCTGTCTTTAGTCCCTGGCTGTTCACCTTCCATCAGCTCCCCAGGGCTCTCCCCCTTTTCCCGAAAAGACGACCCCACGATTCCATGA
- the SALL2 gene encoding sal-like protein 2 isoform X5: protein MAHESGRSSRLGVPCGEPAELGGDASEEDHPQVCAKCCAQFTDPTEFLAHQNACSTDPPVMVIIGGQENPNSSSASSEPRPEGHNNPQVMDTEHSNPSDSGSSMPTDPTWGPERRGEESSGHFLVAATGTAAGGGGGLILASPKLGATPLPPESTPAPPPPPPPPPPPGVGSGHLNIPLILEELRVLQQRQIHQMQMTEQICRQVLLLGSLGQTVGAPASPSELPGTGTASSTKPLLPLFSPIKPVQTSKTLASSSTTSSSSSSSGAETPKQAFFHLYHPLGSQHPFSAGGVGRNHKPTTAPSPALPGSTDQLIASPHLAFPSTTGLLAAQCLGAARGLEATASPGLLKPKNGSGELGYGEVMGPLEKPGGRHKCRFCAKVFGSDSALQIHLRSHTGERPYKCNVCGNRFTTRGNLKVHFHRHREKYPHVQMNPHPVPEHLDYVITSSGLPYGMSVPPEKAEEEAATPGGGVERKPLVASTTALSATESLTLFSTSAGTATAPGLPAFNKFVLMKAVEPKNKADENTPPGSEGSAISGVAESSTATRMQLSKLVTSLPSWALLTNHFKSTGSFPFPYVLEPLGASPSETSKLQQLVEKIDRQGAVAVTSTASGAPTTSAPAPSSSASSGPNQCVICLRVLSCPRALRLHYGQHGGERPFKCKVCGRAFSTRGNLRAHFVGHKASPAARAQNSCPICQKKFTNAVTLQQHVRMHLGGQIPNGGTVLPEGGGAAQENGSEQSTVSGAGSFPQQQSQQPSPEEELSEEEEEEDEEEEEDVTDEDSLAGRGSESGGEKAISVRGDSEEASGPEEEVGTVSTAATAGKEMDSNEKAPQQSSLPPPPAPDSLDQPQPMEQGSRDVSGGKEEGGKPERSSSPASALTPEGEGTSVTLVEELSLQEAMRKEPGESSSRKACEVCGQAFPSQTALEEHQKTHPKEGPLFTCVFCRQGFLERATLKKHMLLTHHQNQYVAFLLSGLPMKPWNSSSTSTTTPSPAPPVLFGLGTVAGKAPPTMGSREAKEKTAPLLFQPPAPKAVPEKPIVDKK from the exons ATGGCGCACGAATCCGGGAGGAGCTCTCGTCTTGGGGTGCCCTGCGGGGAGCCGGCAGAGCTCGGAG GTGATGCTAGCGAGGAGGATCACCCCCAAGTCTGTGCCAAGTGCTGCGCACAATTCACTGACCCAACTGAATTCCTCGCCCACCAGAATGCATGTTCTACCGACCCTCCTGTAATGGTGATAATTGGGGGCCAGGAGAACCCCAACAGCTCTTCGGCCTCCTCTGAACCCCGGCCTGAGGGTCACAATAATCCTCAGGTCATGGACACAGAGCATAGCAACCCCTCAGATTCTGGGTCCTCCATGCCCACGGATCCCACCTGGGgcccagagaggagaggagaggagtcTTCCGGGCATTTCCTGGTCGCTGCCACAGGTACAGcggctgggggaggtgggggccTGATCTTGGCCAGTCCAAAGCTGGGAGCAACCCCATTACCTCCAGAATCGACCCCTgcaccccctcctcctccaccacccccTCCGCCCCCAGGTGTAGGCAGCGGCCACTTGAACATCCCCCTGATCCTAGAAGAGCTACGGGTGCTACAGCAGCGGCAGATCCATCAGATGCAGATGACTGAGCAAATCTGCAGGCAGGTGCTGTTGCTTGGCTCCTTAGGTCAGACGGTGGGTGCCCCTGCCAGTCCCTCAGAGCTACCTGGGACAGGGACTGCCTCTTCCACCAAGCCCCTATTACCCCTCTTCAGCCCCATCAAGCCTGTCCAAACCAGCAAGACACTGGCGTcttcctccaccacctcctcctcctcttcctcttcggGAGCAGAAACACCTAAGCAGGCGTTCTTCCACCTTTACCACCCGCTGGGGTCACAGCATCCTTTTTCTGCTGGAGGGGTTGGGCGAAACCACAAACCCAccactgccccctccccagccttGCCAGGCAGCACAGATCAGCTGATTGCCTCACCTCATCTGGCATTCCCAAGTACCACGGGACTACTGGCAGCACAGTGTCTTGGGGCAGCCCGAGGCCTTGAGGCCACTGCCTCCCCAGGGCTCCTGAAGCCAAAGAATGGAAGTGGTGAGCTGGGCTATGGAGAAGTGATGGGTCCCTTGGAGAAGCCTGGTGGAAGGCACAAATGCCGCTTCTGCGCCAAAGTATTTGGCAGTGACAGTGCCCTGCAGATCCACCTTCGTTCCCACACAGGTGAGAGACCCTATAAGTGCAATGTCTGTGGAAACCGCTTTACCACCCGTGGCAACCTCAAAGTGCATTTCCACCGGCATCGTGAGAAGTACCCACATGTGCAGATGAACCCACACCCAGTACCAGAGCACCTAGACTACGTCATCACCAGCAGTGGCTTGCCTTATGGTATGTCCGTGCCACcagagaaggctgaggaggaggcagcCACTCCAGGTGGAGGTGTTGAGCGCAAGCCTCTGGTGGCCTCTACCACAGCACTCAGTGCCACAGAGAGCCTGACTCTGTTCTCCACCAGTGCAGGCACAGCCACTGCCCCAGGACTCCCTGCTTTCAATAAGTTTGTGCTCATGAAAGCAGTGGAACCCAAGAATAAAGCTGATGAAAACACCCCCCCAGGGAGCGAGGGCTCAGCCATCAGTGGAGTGGCAGAAAGTAGCACAGCCACTCGCATGCAGCTAAGTAAGTTGGTGACTTCACTACCAAGCTGGGCACTGCTTACCAACCACTTCAAGTCCACTGGCAGCTTCCCCTTCCCCTATGTGCTAGAGCCCTTGGGGGCCTCACCCTCTGAGACATCAAAGCTGCAGCAACTGGTAGAAAAGATTGACCGACAAGGAGCCGTGGCAGTGACCTCAACTGCCTCAGGAGCCCCCACCACCTCTGCCCCTGCACCTTCATCCTCAGCCTCTTCTGGACCTAACCAGTGTGTCATCTGTCTCCGGGTGCTTAGCTGTCCTCGGGCCCTACGCCTTCATTATGGCCAACATGGAGGTGAGAGGCCCTTCAAATGCAAAGTGTGTGGCCGAGCCTTCTCCACCAGGGGTAATCTGCGTGCACATTTCGTGGGCCACAAGGCCAGTCCAGCTGCCCGGGCACAGAACTCCTGCCCCATCTGCCAGAAGAAGTTCACCAATGCTGTCACTCTGCAGCAACACGTTCGGATGCACCTGGGAGGCCAGATCCCCAACGGTGGTACTGTACTCCCTGAAGGTGGAGGAGCTGCCCAGGAGAATGGCTCCGAGCAATCTACAGTCTCCGGGGCAGGGAGCTTCCCCCAGCAGCAGTCCCAGCAGCCATCACCGGAAGAGGAGTTGtccgaggaggaggaagaggaggatgaggaagaagaggaagatgtGACTGATGAAGACTCCCTAGCAGGGAGAGGCTCAGAGAGTGGAGGTGAGAAGGCAATATCAGTGAGAGGTGATTCAGAAGAGGCATCTGGGccagaggaggaggtggggacagtgtccacagcagccacagctgGGAAGGAGATGGACAGTAATGAGAAAGCTCCTCAACAGTCTTCTCTGCCACCACCACCGGCACCTGACAGCCTGGATCAGCCTCAGCCAATGGAGCAGGGAAGCCGTGATGTTTCAGGAGGCAAGGAAGAGGGGGGCAAACCAGAGAGAAGCTCAAGCCCAGCATCAGCACTCACCCCAGAAGGAGAAGGCACCAGCGTGACCTTGGTGGAGGAGCTAAGTCTGCAGGAGGCAATGAGAAAGGAGCCAGGAGAGAGCAGCAGCAGAAAGGCCTGCGAAGTTTGTGGCCAGGCCTTTCCCTCCCAGACAGCTCTGGAGGAGCATCAGAAGACCCATCCCAAGGAGGGGCCGCTCTTCACTTGTGTTTTCTGCAGGCAGGGCTTTCTTGAGCGGGCTACCCTCAAGAAGCATATGCTACTGACACACCACCAG AACCAGTACGTGGCATTCCTGTTAAGTGGCCTGCCCATGAAGCCCTGGAATTCTAGCTCCACCTCCACTACCACTCCAAGCCCGGCCCCACCAGTGCTGTTTGGCCTAGGAACTGTGGCTGGGAAGGCACCTCCAACAATGGGATCCAGAGAGGCCAAGGAGAAGACAGCCCccctcctatttcagcctcctgcACCCAAGGCAGTGCCTGAGAAGCCCATCGTAGACAAGAAGTAG
- the SALL2 gene encoding sal-like protein 2 isoform X4: MSRRKQRKPQQLISDCEGPSASENGDASEEDHPQVCAKCCAQFTDPTEFLAHQNACSTDPPVMVIIGGQENPNSSSASSEPRPEGHNNPQVMDTEHSNPSDSGSSMPTDPTWGPERRGEESSGHFLVAATGTAAGGGGGLILASPKLGATPLPPESTPAPPPPPPPPPPPGVGSGHLNIPLILEELRVLQQRQIHQMQMTEQICRQVLLLGSLGQTVGAPASPSELPGTGTASSTKPLLPLFSPIKPVQTSKTLASSSTTSSSSSSSGAETPKQAFFHLYHPLGSQHPFSAGGVGRNHKPTTAPSPALPGSTDQLIASPHLAFPSTTGLLAAQCLGAARGLEATASPGLLKPKNGSGELGYGEVMGPLEKPGGRHKCRFCAKVFGSDSALQIHLRSHTGERPYKCNVCGNRFTTRGNLKVHFHRHREKYPHVQMNPHPVPEHLDYVITSSGLPYGMSVPPEKAEEEAATPGGGVERKPLVASTTALSATESLTLFSTSAGTATAPGLPAFNKFVLMKAVEPKNKADENTPPGSEGSAISGVAESSTATRMQLSKLVTSLPSWALLTNHFKSTGSFPFPYVLEPLGASPSETSKLQQLVEKIDRQGAVAVTSTASGAPTTSAPAPSSSASSGPNQCVICLRVLSCPRALRLHYGQHGGERPFKCKVCGRAFSTRGNLRAHFVGHKASPAARAQNSCPICQKKFTNAVTLQQHVRMHLGGQIPNGGTVLPEGGGAAQENGSEQSTVSGAGSFPQQQSQQPSPEEELSEEEEEEDEEEEEDVTDEDSLAGRGSESGGEKAISVRGDSEEASGPEEEVGTVSTAATAGKEMDSNEKAPQQSSLPPPPAPDSLDQPQPMEQGSRDVSGGKEEGGKPERSSSPASALTPEGEGTSVTLVEELSLQEAMRKEPGESSSRKACEVCGQAFPSQTALEEHQKTHPKEGPLFTCVFCRQGFLERATLKKHMLLTHHQNQYVAFLLSGLPMKPWNSSSTSTTTPSPAPPVLFGLGTVAGKAPPTMGSREAKEKTAPLLFQPPAPKAVPEKPIVDKK; encoded by the exons GTGATGCTAGCGAGGAGGATCACCCCCAAGTCTGTGCCAAGTGCTGCGCACAATTCACTGACCCAACTGAATTCCTCGCCCACCAGAATGCATGTTCTACCGACCCTCCTGTAATGGTGATAATTGGGGGCCAGGAGAACCCCAACAGCTCTTCGGCCTCCTCTGAACCCCGGCCTGAGGGTCACAATAATCCTCAGGTCATGGACACAGAGCATAGCAACCCCTCAGATTCTGGGTCCTCCATGCCCACGGATCCCACCTGGGgcccagagaggagaggagaggagtcTTCCGGGCATTTCCTGGTCGCTGCCACAGGTACAGcggctgggggaggtgggggccTGATCTTGGCCAGTCCAAAGCTGGGAGCAACCCCATTACCTCCAGAATCGACCCCTgcaccccctcctcctccaccacccccTCCGCCCCCAGGTGTAGGCAGCGGCCACTTGAACATCCCCCTGATCCTAGAAGAGCTACGGGTGCTACAGCAGCGGCAGATCCATCAGATGCAGATGACTGAGCAAATCTGCAGGCAGGTGCTGTTGCTTGGCTCCTTAGGTCAGACGGTGGGTGCCCCTGCCAGTCCCTCAGAGCTACCTGGGACAGGGACTGCCTCTTCCACCAAGCCCCTATTACCCCTCTTCAGCCCCATCAAGCCTGTCCAAACCAGCAAGACACTGGCGTcttcctccaccacctcctcctcctcttcctcttcggGAGCAGAAACACCTAAGCAGGCGTTCTTCCACCTTTACCACCCGCTGGGGTCACAGCATCCTTTTTCTGCTGGAGGGGTTGGGCGAAACCACAAACCCAccactgccccctccccagccttGCCAGGCAGCACAGATCAGCTGATTGCCTCACCTCATCTGGCATTCCCAAGTACCACGGGACTACTGGCAGCACAGTGTCTTGGGGCAGCCCGAGGCCTTGAGGCCACTGCCTCCCCAGGGCTCCTGAAGCCAAAGAATGGAAGTGGTGAGCTGGGCTATGGAGAAGTGATGGGTCCCTTGGAGAAGCCTGGTGGAAGGCACAAATGCCGCTTCTGCGCCAAAGTATTTGGCAGTGACAGTGCCCTGCAGATCCACCTTCGTTCCCACACAGGTGAGAGACCCTATAAGTGCAATGTCTGTGGAAACCGCTTTACCACCCGTGGCAACCTCAAAGTGCATTTCCACCGGCATCGTGAGAAGTACCCACATGTGCAGATGAACCCACACCCAGTACCAGAGCACCTAGACTACGTCATCACCAGCAGTGGCTTGCCTTATGGTATGTCCGTGCCACcagagaaggctgaggaggaggcagcCACTCCAGGTGGAGGTGTTGAGCGCAAGCCTCTGGTGGCCTCTACCACAGCACTCAGTGCCACAGAGAGCCTGACTCTGTTCTCCACCAGTGCAGGCACAGCCACTGCCCCAGGACTCCCTGCTTTCAATAAGTTTGTGCTCATGAAAGCAGTGGAACCCAAGAATAAAGCTGATGAAAACACCCCCCCAGGGAGCGAGGGCTCAGCCATCAGTGGAGTGGCAGAAAGTAGCACAGCCACTCGCATGCAGCTAAGTAAGTTGGTGACTTCACTACCAAGCTGGGCACTGCTTACCAACCACTTCAAGTCCACTGGCAGCTTCCCCTTCCCCTATGTGCTAGAGCCCTTGGGGGCCTCACCCTCTGAGACATCAAAGCTGCAGCAACTGGTAGAAAAGATTGACCGACAAGGAGCCGTGGCAGTGACCTCAACTGCCTCAGGAGCCCCCACCACCTCTGCCCCTGCACCTTCATCCTCAGCCTCTTCTGGACCTAACCAGTGTGTCATCTGTCTCCGGGTGCTTAGCTGTCCTCGGGCCCTACGCCTTCATTATGGCCAACATGGAGGTGAGAGGCCCTTCAAATGCAAAGTGTGTGGCCGAGCCTTCTCCACCAGGGGTAATCTGCGTGCACATTTCGTGGGCCACAAGGCCAGTCCAGCTGCCCGGGCACAGAACTCCTGCCCCATCTGCCAGAAGAAGTTCACCAATGCTGTCACTCTGCAGCAACACGTTCGGATGCACCTGGGAGGCCAGATCCCCAACGGTGGTACTGTACTCCCTGAAGGTGGAGGAGCTGCCCAGGAGAATGGCTCCGAGCAATCTACAGTCTCCGGGGCAGGGAGCTTCCCCCAGCAGCAGTCCCAGCAGCCATCACCGGAAGAGGAGTTGtccgaggaggaggaagaggaggatgaggaagaagaggaagatgtGACTGATGAAGACTCCCTAGCAGGGAGAGGCTCAGAGAGTGGAGGTGAGAAGGCAATATCAGTGAGAGGTGATTCAGAAGAGGCATCTGGGccagaggaggaggtggggacagtgtccacagcagccacagctgGGAAGGAGATGGACAGTAATGAGAAAGCTCCTCAACAGTCTTCTCTGCCACCACCACCGGCACCTGACAGCCTGGATCAGCCTCAGCCAATGGAGCAGGGAAGCCGTGATGTTTCAGGAGGCAAGGAAGAGGGGGGCAAACCAGAGAGAAGCTCAAGCCCAGCATCAGCACTCACCCCAGAAGGAGAAGGCACCAGCGTGACCTTGGTGGAGGAGCTAAGTCTGCAGGAGGCAATGAGAAAGGAGCCAGGAGAGAGCAGCAGCAGAAAGGCCTGCGAAGTTTGTGGCCAGGCCTTTCCCTCCCAGACAGCTCTGGAGGAGCATCAGAAGACCCATCCCAAGGAGGGGCCGCTCTTCACTTGTGTTTTCTGCAGGCAGGGCTTTCTTGAGCGGGCTACCCTCAAGAAGCATATGCTACTGACACACCACCAG AACCAGTACGTGGCATTCCTGTTAAGTGGCCTGCCCATGAAGCCCTGGAATTCTAGCTCCACCTCCACTACCACTCCAAGCCCGGCCCCACCAGTGCTGTTTGGCCTAGGAACTGTGGCTGGGAAGGCACCTCCAACAATGGGATCCAGAGAGGCCAAGGAGAAGACAGCCCccctcctatttcagcctcctgcACCCAAGGCAGTGCCTGAGAAGCCCATCGTAGACAAGAAGTAG